Proteins co-encoded in one Acidimicrobiales bacterium genomic window:
- the dapF gene encoding diaminopimelate epimerase, protein MRVTKHHGLGNDFLVLLDPAGAAGAGPDLARALCDRHTGVGADGLLLGTRGDDTADLGMTLWNADGSVAEMSGNGIRCLVQAALAAGLVDGPVVEVATMAGLRRVEVKPGPDDRTIEATVDMGEARVVRSTARQAEVDVGNPHLVVLDPDGLADLAELGPAHPDVNVEVIRPALDGAVDLRVWERGVGPTEACGTGAVAAAVAAHRWGLVGDRVVVRMPGGAAEVGLGDTATLTGPATFVAAVEVPWP, encoded by the coding sequence ATGCGCGTGACCAAGCACCACGGGCTCGGCAACGACTTCCTCGTGCTGCTCGACCCGGCCGGCGCGGCCGGCGCCGGGCCGGACCTGGCGCGGGCCCTGTGCGACCGCCACACCGGCGTCGGCGCCGACGGCCTGCTCCTCGGCACCCGGGGCGACGACACCGCCGACCTCGGCATGACCCTCTGGAACGCCGACGGCAGCGTCGCGGAGATGAGCGGCAACGGCATCCGCTGCCTGGTGCAGGCGGCGCTGGCCGCCGGCCTGGTGGACGGGCCGGTGGTCGAGGTCGCCACCATGGCCGGCCTCCGCCGGGTCGAGGTGAAGCCGGGCCCGGACGACCGCACCATCGAGGCCACCGTCGACATGGGCGAGGCGCGCGTCGTCCGCTCCACCGCCCGGCAGGCCGAGGTCGACGTGGGCAACCCCCACCTCGTCGTCCTCGACCCCGACGGGCTGGCCGACCTGGCCGAGCTCGGGCCCGCCCATCCCGACGTCAACGTCGAGGTCATCCGCCCCGCCCTCGACGGCGCCGTCGACCTGCGGGTGTGGGAGCGCGGCGTCGGCCCGACCGAGGCGTGCGGCACGGGCGCGGTCGCCGCCGCCGTGGCCGCCCACCGCTGGGGGCTCGTCGGCGACCGCGTCGTCGTCCGCATGCCGGGCGGCGCCGCCGAGGTCGGGCTGGGGGACACCGCCACCCTCACCGGCCCCGCCACCTTCGTCGCGGCGGTGGAGGTGCCGTGGCCCTGA
- a CDS encoding aminotransferase class I/II-fold pyridoxal phosphate-dependent enzyme, with product MTTVTGFRPPPYPFDRLVDLKALADEHDGGCVDLSIGTPTDPPPPAVVAALSSSGAERGYPPTVGTPAFRDAAAGWMARRLGVDVPREAIAACVGTKELVVGLPHWLRLRRPDRDTVLYPAVSYPSYEMGATLAGLRAVPVPVDDAFRLDLAAVDPADADRALCLWANTPGNPAGNLDDLGAVVAWGRARGMPVLSDECYAEFTWDGPPRTALADGLDGVLAVHSLSKRSNLAGVRAGFFAGDPDLVRYLGEVRKHAGLMPPGPVQAAAVVALGDDAHVDEQRERYRRRLVRFREVLAAVGIDAPMPGGSFYLFAPAPGGDAWACAERLAREGGVLVSPGEFYGPQSTGHVRVAMVAQDDRLELVARRLGAA from the coding sequence TTGACGACGGTCACCGGCTTCCGCCCGCCGCCCTACCCCTTCGACCGCCTCGTCGACCTGAAGGCGCTCGCCGACGAGCACGACGGCGGCTGCGTCGACCTCTCCATCGGCACGCCGACGGACCCGCCGCCGCCGGCCGTGGTCGCCGCCCTCTCCTCGTCGGGCGCCGAGCGGGGCTACCCGCCGACCGTCGGCACCCCCGCCTTCCGCGACGCCGCCGCCGGGTGGATGGCCCGCCGCCTCGGGGTCGACGTGCCGAGGGAGGCCATCGCAGCGTGCGTCGGGACCAAGGAGCTGGTCGTCGGCCTGCCCCACTGGCTCCGGCTGCGGCGCCCGGACCGGGACACCGTCCTCTACCCCGCCGTCAGCTACCCGAGCTACGAGATGGGCGCCACCCTGGCCGGCCTCCGGGCCGTCCCCGTCCCGGTCGACGACGCCTTCCGGCTCGACCTCGCGGCCGTCGACCCGGCCGACGCCGACCGGGCGCTGTGCCTGTGGGCGAACACCCCGGGGAACCCGGCCGGCAACCTCGACGACCTCGGCGCCGTCGTGGCCTGGGGCCGGGCCAGGGGGATGCCCGTGCTGTCGGACGAGTGCTACGCCGAGTTCACCTGGGACGGGCCGCCCCGCACGGCGCTGGCCGACGGTCTCGACGGCGTGCTCGCCGTCCACTCCCTGTCGAAGCGGTCGAACCTCGCCGGCGTGCGGGCCGGGTTCTTCGCCGGCGACCCCGACCTCGTCCGCTACCTGGGCGAGGTGCGCAAGCACGCCGGGCTCATGCCGCCCGGGCCGGTGCAGGCGGCGGCCGTCGTGGCCCTCGGCGACGACGCCCACGTGGACGAGCAGCGGGAGCGCTACCGGCGGCGGCTGGTGCGCTTCCGGGAGGTGCTGGCCGCCGTCGGCATCGACGCGCCGATGCCGGGCGGGTCGTTCTACCTGTTCGCCCCGGCGCCCGGCGGCGACGCCTGGGCCTGCGCGGAGCGCCTGGCCAGGGAGGGCGGCGTGCTCGTCAGCCCGGGCGAGTTCTACGGCCCGCAGTCGACGGGGCACGTCCGGGTGGCGATGGTCGCCCAGGACGACCGCCTCGAGCTGGTGGCCCGGCGACTCGGGGCGGCGTGA
- the hflX gene encoding GTPase HflX → MALIERSIRERIVLVGVAIPPSTEDDVDASLDELSLLVDTAGADEVARLVQRREAPDPATYIGRGKAQELKEVSEATDCDTVVFDDELTPAQQRNLEKLLGRTAIDRTAVILDIFGQNAHSQVGKAQVELAMLRYRLPRLRGRGTALSQQGGGIGTRMGRGETKLEVDRRRILRRIHKLEADLREVERVRATQRKAQHRSRIQSVAIVGYTNAGKSTLLNRLTDAGVLVEDRLFATLDATTRRLELPGGEPVLVIDTVGFVRKLPHQLVEAFKSTLEVVVDADLLVHVVDAAGPDPEGHIEAVDAVLAEIGAGDVPTLLAFNKTDLAPEEAARLAKSHPGSVALSAATGDGVRDLVVAVGDRLRALASVVELAVPYDRGDVLAAVHREGEVVSEAAEGDVMRVRARLDAAAADRFSEFVVAAR, encoded by the coding sequence GTGGCCCTGATCGAACGCTCCATCCGGGAGCGCATCGTCCTCGTCGGCGTCGCCATCCCGCCGTCGACCGAGGACGACGTCGACGCCTCGCTCGACGAGCTCTCGCTGCTCGTCGACACCGCTGGCGCGGACGAGGTCGCCCGCCTCGTGCAGCGGCGGGAGGCGCCCGATCCGGCCACCTACATCGGGCGGGGCAAGGCCCAGGAGCTGAAGGAGGTGTCGGAGGCGACCGACTGCGACACCGTCGTGTTCGACGACGAGCTCACCCCCGCCCAGCAGCGCAACCTCGAGAAGCTGCTCGGGCGGACGGCCATCGACCGCACCGCCGTCATCCTCGACATCTTCGGCCAGAACGCGCACAGCCAGGTCGGCAAGGCCCAGGTCGAGCTGGCCATGCTCCGCTACCGGCTGCCCCGCCTGCGGGGCCGGGGCACGGCGCTGTCCCAGCAGGGCGGCGGCATCGGCACCCGGATGGGCCGGGGCGAGACCAAGCTCGAGGTCGACCGCCGGCGCATCCTCCGCCGCATCCACAAGCTGGAGGCCGACCTGCGCGAGGTCGAGCGGGTGCGGGCCACCCAGCGCAAGGCCCAGCATCGCAGCCGCATCCAGTCGGTGGCCATCGTCGGCTACACCAACGCCGGCAAGTCCACCCTGCTCAACCGGCTGACCGATGCCGGGGTGCTGGTCGAGGACCGCCTGTTCGCCACCCTCGACGCCACCACCCGGCGCCTCGAGCTGCCCGGCGGCGAGCCGGTCCTCGTCATCGACACCGTCGGGTTCGTCCGCAAGCTGCCCCACCAGCTGGTGGAGGCGTTCAAGTCGACCCTCGAGGTGGTGGTCGACGCCGACCTGCTCGTGCACGTGGTCGACGCCGCCGGGCCCGACCCGGAGGGCCACATCGAGGCCGTCGACGCCGTGCTGGCCGAGATCGGCGCCGGCGACGTCCCCACCCTGCTCGCGTTCAACAAGACCGACCTCGCCCCCGAGGAGGCGGCCCGCCTGGCCAAGAGCCACCCCGGGTCGGTGGCCCTCTCGGCGGCGACCGGCGACGGTGTGCGCGACCTGGTGGTCGCCGTCGGCGACCGGCTCAGGGCCCTCGCCTCGGTGGTCGAGCTGGCCGTCCCCTACGACCGGGGCGACGTGCTGGCGGCCGTCCACCGGGAGGGCGAGGTGGTGTCCGAGGCGGCCGAGGGCGACGTCATGCGGGTGCGGGCCCGCCTGGACGCAGCCGCCGCCGACCGCTTCTCCGAGTTCGTGGTCGCGGCCCGTTGA
- the miaA gene encoding tRNA (adenosine(37)-N6)-dimethylallyltransferase MiaA, whose translation MTHAAIVGTTASGKSAAALEVARRCPDVELVSVDSMQVYRGMDVGTDKPSPAERAEVPHHLLDLADPWEEFTVARYRRAFDEALAGIEARGHRALLVGGTGLYLRAVVDRLAIPARYPDVRAELEAEPDTVALHTRLAALDPVAAGRMVPTNRRRVVRALEVTLGSGRPFSSYGPGLDAYPPTPFRLFGVDLPAADVARRIEARYARQVEQGFVDEVRRLAADSRGLSRTAAQALGYKELLAHVRGECDLAGALDLAVRRTRRFARRQRVWFRRDPRIRWVPGGNAVAVADALLGDWARCA comes from the coding sequence GTGACCCACGCGGCCATCGTCGGCACCACCGCGTCGGGCAAGTCGGCCGCCGCCCTGGAGGTGGCGCGGCGGTGCCCGGACGTCGAGCTCGTCTCCGTCGACTCCATGCAGGTGTACCGGGGCATGGACGTCGGCACCGACAAGCCGAGCCCGGCTGAGCGGGCCGAGGTCCCGCACCACCTGCTCGACCTGGCCGACCCGTGGGAGGAGTTCACCGTCGCCCGCTACCGCAGGGCCTTCGACGAGGCGCTGGCCGGCATCGAGGCCCGCGGCCACCGGGCCCTGCTCGTCGGCGGCACCGGCCTGTACCTGCGGGCCGTCGTCGACCGCCTCGCCATCCCCGCCCGCTACCCCGACGTGCGGGCCGAGCTCGAGGCCGAGCCCGACACCGTCGCCCTCCACACCCGGCTGGCCGCCCTCGACCCGGTGGCGGCCGGTCGCATGGTGCCGACCAACCGGCGCCGCGTCGTCCGGGCCCTCGAGGTCACGCTCGGCAGCGGCCGCCCGTTCTCGTCCTACGGGCCCGGCCTCGACGCCTACCCGCCGACCCCGTTCCGGCTGTTCGGCGTGGACCTGCCCGCGGCCGATGTCGCCCGCCGCATCGAGGCCCGCTACGCCCGCCAGGTCGAGCAGGGCTTCGTCGACGAGGTGCGCCGCCTGGCCGCCGACTCCCGCGGCCTGTCCCGCACCGCCGCCCAGGCTCTCGGCTACAAGGAGCTGCTGGCCCACGTGCGGGGCGAGTGCGACCTGGCCGGCGCGCTCGACCTCGCCGTCCGCCGGACCCGCCGCTTCGCCCGCCGCCAGCGGGTGTGGTTCCGCCGCGACCCCCGCATCAGGTGGGTCCCGGGCGGGAATGCGGTCGCCGTGGCCGACGCCCTGCTGGGAGACTGGGCCAGATGCGCGTGA
- the miaB gene encoding tRNA (N6-isopentenyl adenosine(37)-C2)-methylthiotransferase MiaB, whose translation MPRSYVVRTFGCQMNEHDSERIAGLLEADGLVPATSLADADVVVLNTCCIRENADNKLYGNLGHLKALKQQRPDLQIAVAGCLAQKDRDLVRERAPHVDVVFGTHNVHRAADLLRQAAESGPVTEILEATVADDHAAFPSALPARRELSHAAWVTIQIGCDNSCAFCIVPSVRGPEISRPLDELVDEVRGLAEDGVTEVTLLGQNVNSYGRDLTLARRAAGEAVRPRPLFAELLRAVGAVDGIRRVRFTSPHPKDLRPDTIAAMAETPAVCEHLHLPLQAGSDRTLAAMHRGYTAERYLERLGAARAAVPDLAVTTDLIVGFPGETDDDFEGTLEVVAAAEYDSAYTFVFSPRPGTEAAGRLAEDPSLAVPPDVTADRFDRLRTVVERSALARHRARVGRVEEVVVEGPSRRDPGVLTGRTRQNKLVHFTPPQPLRAGTYAEVAITGAGAHHLSGDLVRVTAQARHRTRIPVAAG comes from the coding sequence GTGCCCAGGAGCTACGTCGTGCGCACGTTCGGGTGCCAGATGAACGAGCACGACTCCGAACGCATCGCCGGCCTGCTCGAGGCCGACGGGCTGGTGCCGGCGACGTCGCTCGCCGACGCCGACGTCGTCGTGCTGAACACGTGCTGCATCCGCGAGAACGCCGACAACAAGCTCTACGGCAACCTCGGCCACCTCAAGGCCCTGAAGCAGCAGCGGCCCGACCTCCAGATCGCCGTCGCCGGCTGCCTGGCGCAGAAGGACCGCGACCTCGTCCGTGAGCGGGCGCCGCACGTCGACGTCGTGTTCGGCACCCACAACGTGCACCGCGCCGCCGACCTGCTCCGGCAGGCCGCCGAGTCCGGCCCGGTCACCGAGATCCTCGAGGCGACGGTCGCCGACGACCACGCCGCCTTCCCGTCGGCCCTGCCGGCCCGGCGGGAGCTGTCCCACGCCGCCTGGGTCACGATCCAGATCGGCTGCGACAACAGCTGCGCGTTCTGCATCGTCCCGTCGGTGCGGGGGCCGGAGATCAGCCGCCCGCTCGACGAGCTGGTCGACGAGGTGCGGGGCCTCGCCGAGGACGGGGTCACCGAGGTCACCCTCCTCGGCCAGAACGTGAACTCCTACGGCCGGGACCTGACCCTCGCCCGCCGGGCGGCCGGCGAGGCGGTGCGGCCCCGGCCGCTCTTCGCCGAGCTGCTGAGGGCCGTCGGCGCGGTCGACGGCATCCGGCGGGTGCGGTTCACGAGCCCGCACCCGAAGGACCTCCGCCCGGACACGATCGCGGCGATGGCCGAGACCCCGGCCGTGTGCGAGCACCTCCACCTGCCCCTCCAGGCCGGGTCGGACCGCACGCTCGCCGCCATGCACCGGGGCTACACGGCCGAGCGCTACCTGGAGCGCCTGGGCGCGGCCCGGGCCGCCGTGCCCGACCTCGCCGTCACCACCGACCTGATCGTCGGCTTCCCGGGGGAGACCGACGACGACTTCGAGGGAACCCTCGAGGTCGTCGCCGCCGCCGAGTACGACAGCGCCTACACGTTCGTCTTCTCGCCCAGGCCCGGCACCGAGGCGGCCGGTCGCCTGGCCGAGGACCCGTCGCTGGCCGTCCCGCCGGACGTCACGGCCGACCGCTTCGACCGCCTCCGCACCGTCGTCGAGCGCTCGGCCCTGGCCCGCCATCGGGCCCGCGTCGGGCGGGTCGAGGAGGTCGTCGTCGAGGGCCCGAGCCGCAGGGACCCCGGCGTCCTCACCGGCCGGACCCGGCAGAACAAGCTCGTGCACTTCACGCCGCCCCAGCCGCTGCGGGCCGGCACCTACGCCGAGGTGGCCATCACCGGCGCCGGCGCCCACCACCTGTCGGGCGACCTCGTCCGGGTCACCGCGCAGGCCCGGCACCGCACCCGCATCCCCGTCGCCGCCGGGTGA